Genomic DNA from bacterium:
TACGGCGAGGCGCACCACCGGGTGGGCACGGACGTCATCGAGGTCCTGCAGGGGATGACGACGGACGTGGCGACCGATTTCCCCAACGTCGTCTTCTTCGCGGGCCAGCTCGTCTTCCAGGAGGAGAACTTCTTCAACAAGCTGCTCCACAACCAGACGGCGTTCCTCGCGCAGAAAAAGCTCGTCTTCTCCGGGCACCCGATGATCGTGATGCCGATCCGCGTCCTCGAGTGAGGGCGCCGCGCGGTGCCTCCACGGGGTGCCTCCACGGGGTTGACGGGGCCGCGGGAGATCTGCCACAATGCCCGCAATAAGAACGGCGTTTTCTTGCGCAACCACCTTACAAGGAGGTGTGAGATGGCATCGGTTCGGAAGGCGGGCTGGTTCGTGGTGGTGGCCGTGATGATGGCCGGGTGGATGGGCGTGCTCGGGTCGGTCCGGGGGGTCGCCGAGGCGGGCGTGATCGCCTCCAGCCTTTCCGACGCGGGAAGCCGGGTCGAGGACCTGGCCAAGGTCCAGTCGTTCCTCGAGAACAAGGTCGTCGTCCAGAAGCTGGTCGACTACGGGATTTCACCCGCGGAAGCGATGGCGAAGGTCAAGGCGATGAGCGCGCAGGACCTGCACCGCCTGGCGGCGCTGACCGACCGGGCACCGGCCGGGGCCGACAGCGGCATCGGGATCGTCATCGGGCTGGCGGTCCTGATCATCCTCATCATCGTGATCTTCAAGCTGATGAACAAGGAGATCGTCGTCCGCTGACGCCGGGGCGGGACCGTTTCCGGGGCGCCGCCAGGCCGTCGGGCGGCGCCCTTTTCATGTGCGGCGGGCGCGCCTCTGGTAAAATGACGGGATGCTGCGGGACCCGTTCGGCCGAACGATCGATTACCTGCGCCTCTCCGTGACCGATCGGTGCGATCTGCGGTGCGTCTACTGCATGCCGCCGGAGGGGATCCCCCTCAAGCCCGTCCCGGAAATCCTCACCTACGACGAATTGATCCGCACGGTGCGCGTGGCCGTCTCCCTCGGCGTCCGGAAGGTCCGGATCACGGGGGGGGAGCCGCTCGTGCGTCGAGGGGTCGTGCCGTTCGTCCGCCGGGTCGCGGGGATCCCCGGGGTTCGGGACCTCGGCATGACGACGAACGGGACGGCGCTCCCGGGCATGGCGGCCGCGCTGCGGGAAGCGGGCCTGCTCCGCGTCAACATCAGCCTCGACACGATCCGGCGCGACCGGTACGCCGAGATCACCCGCCGGGACGCGCTCCCGAAGGTCCTCGAAGGGATCGACGCGGCGCTCCGCGCGGGGCTCTCCCCGGTGAAGATCAACGTCGTGCTGCTGAACGGTCTTCTCCGGGGCGAGGTGGACGACTTCTTCGCGATGGCGCGGGAGATGCCGGTCACGATCCGGTTCATCGAGCGGATGCCGATCGGGTGCCCTCCGTCGGAGGGATACGTCGAAGCCGGGGGGGTCCGCGAGCGGATCCTCGCCCTGCCGGGGGTGCGCGAGGCCCGCGACGGCACGTCGTCCGCGGCGGTGACGTACGAGGTCCCGGGGTTCGCCGGGAAACTCGGCGTCATCTCCCCGATCTCCCGGAAGTTCTGCTCCTGCTGCAGCCGCCTGCGCGTCACGGCCGACGGGCGGCTGCGCAGCTGCCTCTTCGGGCGGGAGACGCTCGACCTGCGCGGCGTCCTCCGCGGCGGCGGCGGGGACGACGCCGTGGCGGACCTGTTCCGCCGGGCGGTCCGCACCAAGCCGCCGGGGCACGAGCTGTGCGACGGCGGGGACGCGCCGTCCCCCGCCGAGCCGATGTCCCGCGTCGGTGGATAATCGATTGCCCTCCACGGACCGGGAGTACCTGCCGCACTCCTCGGGGTGCTTTCTCTGCGGGGAGGAGAACCGCTCCGGGGTGCGCGCGAGGTTTTTCGTGGAGGGGGACGAGGTCCTCGGAAGGGTGGTCCTCCCCCCCCACCTCAACGGGTACCGGGACATCGCACACGGCGGGGTCGTCACCGCGCTCCTCGACGAGACGATGGGGTGGGCCGCCACCGTGTTCGGCAAGGAGCACCCGATGTACGTCACGGGCGAGATCACGGTGAAGTTCCTCTCCCCGGTGGCGGTCGGCGTCGAGGTCGAGGTCCGCAGCCGCCTCGTCGAGGACGCGGGGAGGCTCGCCTACTGCGAGGGGGAGGTCCGGTGCGGCGGGAAGGTGTGCGCCCGCGCCAGGGGGAAGTTCGTCCCGATGAGCCCGGAGGGGACGGCGGGGGTGATCCCGTACCTCCGGTTCGAGGGATGCCGCCGCTTCCGGGCGATCTTCGATGCGTACCGGGGGGCGAAGGGATGAATCAGCGGACGCGAACGCGGACCGTGTAGGCGACGGTGCCGGGCCACGGGCCCGCGCGAAGGCCGGCCGCCGCCGGGCTCCCCGCCGGCGGGATCGTGCCGAGCCGGCCCATCTCGTCGAGGAACCGTGTCGCCGCGTCTTCGGGGAGGATCACGCGGACGGTTCCCGGGCCGCCCGGGGCCGCCTCGCCGCCGCGGTCGACCCGCTCGAAGATGCCGCCCAGCCGCAGCGCCGCTTCCGCGATCCGGTCCTCCGCCCCTTCACGGCTCTCCGGGTCCACGTCCACCACGATGTCCCGCCCGTACGGCCAGGGGCGGAAAAGGCGCGACGGGGGCGCCGCGAAGGATCGCGCCAGGCGAAACTCCCCGCCGCCTTCCGGTTCGGTCGGACCGACCCGCTCGGAGTTCGAGTTCGCGAAGTACACCGGCACCGACGGGAGGCTCCCCGCGGCCCAGGTTCGCGGCGCCGGGGAGGAGGGGACCTCCTCCCTTGCCGTCACCGGGGCCGATGCGGCCTCCGCCTTCGCCGCGGCCGGACGGGAGGGGGGCGCCTTGACGGCCTCCGCCTTCGCCGCCACCGGACGGGAGGGGGGCGCCTTGACGGCCTCCTCCGTCGCCGTCGCCGGACCGGAGGGGGATGCGTTGACGGGCTCCGCCTTCGCCATTATCGGAGGGGAAGGCGGCGCCTTGACGGCTTCGGAAGGAACGCCGGCGGAGAGGCTGGGGGAGGGGCGGTCGGCGGGCGCGGGGATCTGCGGGTACCAGTAGACGGCGGCGAAGAGCAGGACCGCCGCGGCGACCTCAAGGGGGATCCGGAAGCGGGAGAGGAACGGCCTGGCGGCGTCCTCCCCTGCGGCGGCATGCGCCGGACGGGCGCCCTGCCCTTCCGCCTCGACCGCCGCGAGAACCCTGGCGAGCAACTCCGGGGGGGCCGGGTCGGGGGGAAGGCCCCGCAGGAGCTTCCGGACCGCAAGAAGGGACGCGTCGGCCCCGGCGCATTCGCCGCACCCCCTCAGGTGGTCGGCCAGTCCCGCCGCCGCCGTGTCGTCCATCGCGCCGTCCTGGAAGTCGGAGAGAAGGTTCCGCGCTTTCCTGCAATCCATCGTGTCCATCCGTCACGCCACCGGGGAGAGCATCCGGCGCATCGCCATCCGCGCCCGGTGCAGCCGGGACTTCACCGTGCCCACCGGAACCTCCGCGAGGGAAGCGATCTCCTCATACGAGAACCCCTCCACGTCCGAGAGGAGGACCATCCAACGGGAGCCCGGATCGAGCCGTGAGAGCGCTTCCGTCAGGATCTCCCCCAATTCCGTGGTCTCCGCGATCCGGTCCGGGCGGTCGGCCTCCGCCCCCGGCGGCAGGAAAATGATTTCATCGTCCGTCTCCCCGGAAATCTCCGGCCAGGGAGCCTCGTGCTCCGAAAGCGATTTGCGGCGCCGGATCCGGTTCAGGCAGCGGTTCGCGGCGATCCGCAGGAGCCAGGTCGACAGGGCGGCTTCCCCACGGAACTGCGCGAGGTTCCGCCAGGCGGAGAGAAACACCTCCTGCGCCGCGTCGAGCGCATCCTCCCGGTCCGAGAGCATCCGGGCGCAAAAAGAGTAGACCCGGTCCTGGTGCGCCTGGACGATCGCCTCGAAAGCCCCCGGCGTCCCTTTCCGGAACCCTTCCACAAGCA
This window encodes:
- a CDS encoding zf-HC2 domain-containing protein, with the translated sequence MDCRKARNLLSDFQDGAMDDTAAAGLADHLRGCGECAGADASLLAVRKLLRGLPPDPAPPELLARVLAAVEAEGQGARPAHAAAGEDAARPFLSRFRIPLEVAAAVLLFAAVYWYPQIPAPADRPSPSLSAGVPSEAVKAPPSPPIMAKAEPVNASPSGPATATEEAVKAPPSRPVAAKAEAVKAPPSRPAAAKAEAASAPVTAREEVPSSPAPRTWAAGSLPSVPVYFANSNSERVGPTEPEGGGEFRLARSFAAPPSRLFRPWPYGRDIVVDVDPESREGAEDRIAEAALRLGGIFERVDRGGEAAPGGPGTVRVILPEDAATRFLDEMGRLGTIPPAGSPAAAGLRAGPWPGTVAYTVRVRVR
- the moaA gene encoding GTP 3',8-cyclase MoaA, producing the protein MRDPFGRTIDYLRLSVTDRCDLRCVYCMPPEGIPLKPVPEILTYDELIRTVRVAVSLGVRKVRITGGEPLVRRGVVPFVRRVAGIPGVRDLGMTTNGTALPGMAAALREAGLLRVNISLDTIRRDRYAEITRRDALPKVLEGIDAALRAGLSPVKINVVLLNGLLRGEVDDFFAMAREMPVTIRFIERMPIGCPPSEGYVEAGGVRERILALPGVREARDGTSSAAVTYEVPGFAGKLGVISPISRKFCSCCSRLRVTADGRLRSCLFGRETLDLRGVLRGGGGDDAVADLFRRAVRTKPPGHELCDGGDAPSPAEPMSRVGG
- a CDS encoding PA2779 family protein, whose amino-acid sequence is MASVRKAGWFVVVAVMMAGWMGVLGSVRGVAEAGVIASSLSDAGSRVEDLAKVQSFLENKVVVQKLVDYGISPAEAMAKVKAMSAQDLHRLAALTDRAPAGADSGIGIVIGLAVLIILIIVIFKLMNKEIVVR
- a CDS encoding sigma-70 family RNA polymerase sigma factor yields the protein MERPGGKGRPVDLLVEGFRKGTPGAFEAIVQAHQDRVYSFCARMLSDREDALDAAQEVFLSAWRNLAQFRGEAALSTWLLRIAANRCLNRIRRRKSLSEHEAPWPEISGETDDEIIFLPPGAEADRPDRIAETTELGEILTEALSRLDPGSRWMVLLSDVEGFSYEEIASLAEVPVGTVKSRLHRARMAMRRMLSPVA
- a CDS encoding PaaI family thioesterase, whose amino-acid sequence is MPSTDREYLPHSSGCFLCGEENRSGVRARFFVEGDEVLGRVVLPPHLNGYRDIAHGGVVTALLDETMGWAATVFGKEHPMYVTGEITVKFLSPVAVGVEVEVRSRLVEDAGRLAYCEGEVRCGGKVCARARGKFVPMSPEGTAGVIPYLRFEGCRRFRAIFDAYRGAKG